The Siniperca chuatsi isolate FFG_IHB_CAS linkage group LG12, ASM2008510v1, whole genome shotgun sequence genome has a segment encoding these proteins:
- the LOC122885572 gene encoding trace amine-associated receptor 13c-like isoform X1, producing MTCPDVSSSPILRQLHTPTNLILLSLAVSDFLVGLWLMPLHIPLFGGCWFLGSLICGLYYYTSFILTSASVGNMVLISVDRYVAICDPLCYPTKVTQNRVKICVCLCWVCSVFYNGVIQIDFLKRPDRYNSCYGECVVVINFITGAVDVMLTFFGPIAVIIVLYMRVFVVAVSQARAMRSQIAAVSLQGSVSVTAMKSERKAARTLSVIVVVFLICFCPYFYPSLAGQDTSNSVAFSIFGIWLLYCNSCINPVVYAFFYPWFRRSIKLIVTLQILQPDSCDANIL from the exons ATGACATGCCCTGATGTCTCATCTAGTCCCATCCTCAG GCAGCTCCACACCCCTACAaacctcatcctcctctcactGGCTGTCTCAGACTTCCTTGTTGGCCTCTGGCTGATGCCGCTTCATATCCCCCTTTTTGGAGGCTGCTGGTTTTTGGGGAGCTTGATATGTGGACTATATTACTACACCTCTTTTATCCTTACATCTGCCTCAGTAGGAAACATGGTGCTCATATCAGTTGACAGATATGTGGCCATTTGTGACCCTTTGTGTTACCCCACCAAAGTCACTCAAAATAGAgttaaaatctgtgtttgtctgtgttgggTATGTTCTGTGTTCTATAATGGTGTGATACAGATTGATTTCCTGAAACGTCCAGATAGATATAATTCCTGCTATGGAGAGTGTGTAGTTGTAATTAACTTCATAACAGGAGCTGTGGATGTCATGTTGACCTTTTTTGGCCCCATTGCTGTCATCATAGTTCTGTATATGAGAGTATTCGTGGTGGCTGTGTCTCAGGCTCGAGCCATGAGGTCTCAAATTGCAGCTGTTTCACTCCAGGGCTCAGTTAGTGTAACTGCTATGAAGTCTGAGAGAAAAGCAGCCAGAACTCTTAGTGTTATTGTGGTTGTATTTCTAATATGCTTCTGTCCTTATTTTTATCCCTCTCTTGCGGGCCAGGACACATCAAACAGTGTGGCATTTTCAATTTTTGGGATCTGGCTACTTTATTGTAACTCCTGTATAAATCCAGTGGTCTATGCTTTTTTCTACCCCTGGTTTAGGAGATCTATTAAACTAATTGTTACACTTCAAATACTGCAGCCTGACTCCTGTGATGCCAACATATTGTAA
- the LOC122885572 gene encoding trace amine-associated receptor 13c-like isoform X2 produces the protein METLEGAELCFPQLLNTSCRKPLQHHAETIFLYILLSCISLLTVALNLLVIISISHFRQLHTPTNLILLSLAVSDFLVGLWLMPLHIPLFGGCWFLGSLICGLYYYTSFILTSASVGNMVLISVDRYVAICDPLCYPTKVTQNRVKICVCLCWVCSVFYNGVIQIDFLKRPDRYNSCYGECVVVINFITGAVDVMLTFFGPIAVIIVLYMRVFVVAVSQARAMRSQIAAVSLQGSVSVTAMKSERKAARTLSVIVVVFLICFCPYFYPSLAGQDTSNSVAFSIFGIWLLYCNSCINPVVYAFFYPWFRRSIKLIVTLQILQPDSCDANIL, from the exons atGGAGACCCTGGAAGGAGCTGAACTCTGCTTTCCACAACTACTCAACACCTCCTGCAGGAAGCCACTGCAGCATCATGCTGAGACCATATTCCTTTACATCCTGCTGTCTTGCATCTCTTTGCTCACTGTGGCTCTCAACCTGCTGGTCATCATCTCTATCTCCCACTTCAG GCAGCTCCACACCCCTACAaacctcatcctcctctcactGGCTGTCTCAGACTTCCTTGTTGGCCTCTGGCTGATGCCGCTTCATATCCCCCTTTTTGGAGGCTGCTGGTTTTTGGGGAGCTTGATATGTGGACTATATTACTACACCTCTTTTATCCTTACATCTGCCTCAGTAGGAAACATGGTGCTCATATCAGTTGACAGATATGTGGCCATTTGTGACCCTTTGTGTTACCCCACCAAAGTCACTCAAAATAGAgttaaaatctgtgtttgtctgtgttgggTATGTTCTGTGTTCTATAATGGTGTGATACAGATTGATTTCCTGAAACGTCCAGATAGATATAATTCCTGCTATGGAGAGTGTGTAGTTGTAATTAACTTCATAACAGGAGCTGTGGATGTCATGTTGACCTTTTTTGGCCCCATTGCTGTCATCATAGTTCTGTATATGAGAGTATTCGTGGTGGCTGTGTCTCAGGCTCGAGCCATGAGGTCTCAAATTGCAGCTGTTTCACTCCAGGGCTCAGTTAGTGTAACTGCTATGAAGTCTGAGAGAAAAGCAGCCAGAACTCTTAGTGTTATTGTGGTTGTATTTCTAATATGCTTCTGTCCTTATTTTTATCCCTCTCTTGCGGGCCAGGACACATCAAACAGTGTGGCATTTTCAATTTTTGGGATCTGGCTACTTTATTGTAACTCCTGTATAAATCCAGTGGTCTATGCTTTTTTCTACCCCTGGTTTAGGAGATCTATTAAACTAATTGTTACACTTCAAATACTGCAGCCTGACTCCTGTGATGCCAACATATTGTAA
- the LOC122885567 gene encoding trace amine-associated receptor 13c-like isoform X1, with protein METLEGAELCFPQLLNTSCRKPLQHHAETIFLYILLSCISLLTVALNLLVIISISHFRQLHTPTNLILLSLAVSDFLVGLWLMPLHIPLFGGCWFLGSLICGLYYYTSYILVSASVGNMVLVSVDRYVAICDPLCYPTKVTQNRVKICVCLCWVCSVFYNGVIQIDFLKRPDRYNSCYGECVVVINFITGAVDVMLTFFGPIAVIIVLYMRVFVVAVSQARAMRSQIAAVTLQGSVSVTAMKSERKAARTLGVVMVLFIICFCPYFYPSLAGQDMSTSVAFSISGVWLLYCNSCINPVVYAFFYPWFRRSVKLIVTLQILQPDSCDANIL; from the exons atGGAGACCCTGGAAGGAGCTGAACTCTGCTTTCCACAACTACTCAACACCTCCTGCAGGAAGCCACTGCAGCATCATGCTGAGACCATATTCCTTTACATCCTGCTGTCTTGCATCTCTTTGCTCACTGTGGCTCTCAACCTGCTGGTCATCATCTCTATCTCCCACTTCAG GCAGCTCCACACCCCCACCaacctcatcctcctctcactGGCTGTCTCAGACTTCCTTGTTGGCCTCTGGCTGATGCCGCTTCATATCCCCCTTTTTGGAGGCTGCTGGTTTTTGGGGAGCTTGATATGTGGACTATATTACTACACCTCTTATATCCTTGTATCTGCCTCAGTAGGAAACATGGTGCTCGTATCAGTTGACAGATATGTGGCCATTTGTGACCCTTTGTGTTACCCCACCAAAGTGACTCAAAATAGAgttaaaatctgtgtttgtctgtgttgggTATGTTCTGTGTTCTATAATGGTGTGATACAGATTGATTTCCTGAAACGTCCAGATAGATATAATTCCTGCTATGGAGAGTGTGTAGTTGTAATTAACTTCATAACAGGAGCTGTGGATGTCATGTTGACCTTTTTTGGCCCCATTGCTGTCATCATAGTTCTGTATATGAGAGTATTCGTGGTGGCTGTGTCTCAGGCTCGAGCCATGAGGTCTCAAATTGCAGCTGTGACACTCCAGGGCTCAGTTAGTGTAACTGCTATGAAGTCTGAGAGAAAAGCAGCCAGAACTCTTGGTGTTGTCatggttttatttataatatgtttCTGTCCTTATTTTTATCCCTCTCTTGCGGGCCAGGACATGTCAACCAGTGTGGCATTTTCAATTTCTGGGGTCTGGCTACTTTATTGTAACTCCTGTATAAATCCAGTGGTCTATGCTTTTTTCTACCCCTGGTTTAGGAGATCTGTTAAACTAATTGTTACACTTCAAATACTGCAGCCTGACTCCTGTGATgccaacatactgtag
- the LOC122885567 gene encoding trace amine-associated receptor 13c-like isoform X2, with amino-acid sequence MLRPYSFTSCCLASLCSLWLSTCWQLHTPTNLILLSLAVSDFLVGLWLMPLHIPLFGGCWFLGSLICGLYYYTSYILVSASVGNMVLVSVDRYVAICDPLCYPTKVTQNRVKICVCLCWVCSVFYNGVIQIDFLKRPDRYNSCYGECVVVINFITGAVDVMLTFFGPIAVIIVLYMRVFVVAVSQARAMRSQIAAVTLQGSVSVTAMKSERKAARTLGVVMVLFIICFCPYFYPSLAGQDMSTSVAFSISGVWLLYCNSCINPVVYAFFYPWFRRSVKLIVTLQILQPDSCDANIL; translated from the exons ATGCTGAGACCATATTCCTTTACATCCTGCTGTCTTGCATCTCTTTGCTCACTGTGGCTCTCAACCTGCTG GCAGCTCCACACCCCCACCaacctcatcctcctctcactGGCTGTCTCAGACTTCCTTGTTGGCCTCTGGCTGATGCCGCTTCATATCCCCCTTTTTGGAGGCTGCTGGTTTTTGGGGAGCTTGATATGTGGACTATATTACTACACCTCTTATATCCTTGTATCTGCCTCAGTAGGAAACATGGTGCTCGTATCAGTTGACAGATATGTGGCCATTTGTGACCCTTTGTGTTACCCCACCAAAGTGACTCAAAATAGAgttaaaatctgtgtttgtctgtgttgggTATGTTCTGTGTTCTATAATGGTGTGATACAGATTGATTTCCTGAAACGTCCAGATAGATATAATTCCTGCTATGGAGAGTGTGTAGTTGTAATTAACTTCATAACAGGAGCTGTGGATGTCATGTTGACCTTTTTTGGCCCCATTGCTGTCATCATAGTTCTGTATATGAGAGTATTCGTGGTGGCTGTGTCTCAGGCTCGAGCCATGAGGTCTCAAATTGCAGCTGTGACACTCCAGGGCTCAGTTAGTGTAACTGCTATGAAGTCTGAGAGAAAAGCAGCCAGAACTCTTGGTGTTGTCatggttttatttataatatgtttCTGTCCTTATTTTTATCCCTCTCTTGCGGGCCAGGACATGTCAACCAGTGTGGCATTTTCAATTTCTGGGGTCTGGCTACTTTATTGTAACTCCTGTATAAATCCAGTGGTCTATGCTTTTTTCTACCCCTGGTTTAGGAGATCTGTTAAACTAATTGTTACACTTCAAATACTGCAGCCTGACTCCTGTGATgccaacatactgtag
- the LOC122885555 gene encoding trace amine-associated receptor 13c-like, translating into MEVLEEDKLCFPQLNTSCRKTMLPHWEATLIYSLLSCITLLTVVLNLLVIISISHFRQLHTTTSLLILSLAVADFLVGFLQMPVEILLFRGCWFLGDFICAVNCFLAFVVVSVSVGNMVLISVDRYVAICDPMFYSTKVTMKRVQLCICLCWIFSALHSSWILRDLLKQPDRYNSCHGECVVVMNYVEGAFDLVATFFGPIIVIVVLYMKVFVVAVSQARAMRSHIAAVTLQHSKTITAKKSEMKAARTLGVVVVVFLLCSCPYYCFTVSAENNLLGASSAAIEIWLLYFNSCLNPVIYAFFYPWFRKSIKLIVTLQILKPSSCEANIL; encoded by the exons aTGGAGGTCCTGGAAGAAGATAAACTCTGCTTTCCCCAACTCAACACCTCCTGCAGGAAGACAATGCTTCCTCACTGGGAGGCCACGCTCATTTACAGTCTGTTGTCCTGCATCACTCTGCTCACTGTGGTTCTTAACCTGCTGGTCATCATCTCTATCTCCCACTTCAG GCAGCTCCACACCACCAccagcctcctcatcctctctctggCTGTGGCAGACTTCCTTGTAGGTTTCCTGCAGATGCCAGTTGAAATCCTCCTCTTTAGAGGCTGTTGGTTCCTGGGTGACTTTATCTGTGCTGTGAATTGCTTTTTAGCTTTCGTTGTTGTCAGTGTTTCAGTAGGAAACATGGTGCTCATATCAGTTGACCGCTATGTGGCTATTTGTGACCCCATGTTTTACTCCACCAAAGTCACCATGAAAAGAGTTCAACTCTGCATTTGTCTGTGTTGGATATTTTCTGCTCTCCACAGTAGTTGGATACTGAGGGATTTATTGAAACAACCAGACAGGTATAATTCCTGTCATGGAGAGTGTGTAGTTGTAATGAATTATGTTGAAGGAGCTTTTGACCTTGTTGCAACTTTTTTTGGCCCCATTATTGTCATCGTAGTTCTGTATATGAAAGTATTTGTGGTGGCTGTGTCTCAGGCTCGTGCCATGCGCTCCCACATTGCAGCTGTCACACTGCAGCATTCAAAGACAATAACTGCTAAGAAATCTGAGATGAAGGCAGCCAGGACTCTTGGTGTTGTTGTAGTTGTGTTTCTTCTCTGCTCCTGTCCATattattgttttactgtttcagCTGAGAACAACTTGTTAGGGGCGTCATCTGCAGCCATTGAGATTTGGTTGTTGTATTTCAACTCCTGTTTAAACCCTGTGATCTATGCCTTTTTCTACCCCTGGTTTAGAAAATCTATTAAACTCATTGTTACACTTCAGATACTGAAGCCTAGCTCCTGTGAGgccaacatactgtag
- the LOC122885574 gene encoding trace amine-associated receptor 13c-like isoform X1, which yields METSEGAELCFPQLNSSCKKPTHAYTEVMLIYFLLSFISLITVALNLLVIISISHFRQLHTPTNLLILSLAVLDLLVGLLLMPVEIIYLEACWFLGDGLCTVYYVADYIITSASVANMVLISADRYIAICDPLHYPNKVTKKRTQICVCFSCVCCVFYRILLLNDHLEKPGRSNSCFGECVVVIHYIAGVVDLVFTFIIPITVIIVLYMRVFLVAVSQARAMRSHITALTAQRSGTVTVKKTEMKAARTLGIVVVVFLFCFCPYFYPALSGVDTSVDASSAIFDTWLAHFKSCLNPVIYAFFYPWFRRSIKLILTLQILKPGSRDVKIL from the exons ATGGAAACCTCAGAAGGAGCTGAACTCTGTTTTCCACAGCTAAACTCCTCCTGCAAGAAGCCTACACATGCTTACACTGAAGTCatgctgatttattttctgctttccttCATTTCTTTGATCACCGTGGCTCTTAACCTCCTGGTCATCATCTCCATCTCCCACTTCAG GCAGCTCCACACCCCCACcaacctcctcatcctctctctggctgtcttaGACCTTCTTGTGGGCCTCCTGCTGATGCCGGTTGAAATCATCTACTTAGAAGCATGCTGGTTTCTTGGTGACGGCCTGTGCACTGTCTATTATGTTGCAGACTACATCATTACCTCTGCCTCAGTAGCTAACATGGTGCTCATATCAGCTGACCGCTATATAGCTATTTGTGACCCTCTGCATTACCCCAACAAAGTCACTAAGAAAAGAACacaaatttgtgtttgtttttcttgtgtttgttgtgttttctataGGATTCTCCTTTTAAATGACCACCTGGAAAAACCAGGCAGGTCTAACTCCTGTTTTGGAGAGTGTGTGGTTGTAATCCATTACATTGCAGGTGTTGTAGAccttgttttcacatttatcaTACCCATTACTGTCATCATAGTTCTGTATATGAGAGTATTTCTGGTGGCTGTGTCTCAGGCTCGTGCAATGCGGTCTCATATTACAGCTTTAACAGCCCAACGTTCAGGGACTGTAACTGTGAAGAAAACTGAGATGAAAGCAGCCAGGACTCTTGGTATTGTTgtagttgtgtttctgttttgtttctgtccataCTTTTACCCTGCTCTGTCCGGTGTAGACACTTCAGTCGATGCTTCATCTGCAATCTTTGACACCTGGCTGGCACATTTTAAATCCTGTTTGAACCCTGTCATCTATGCCTTTTTCTACCCTTGGTTCAGAAGATCTATTAAACTCATCCTGACACTTCAGATACTGAAGCCTGGCTCCCGTGATGTTAAAATACTATAG
- the LOC122885574 gene encoding trace amine-associated receptor 13c-like isoform X2: MQLHTPTNLLILSLAVLDLLVGLLLMPVEIIYLEACWFLGDGLCTVYYVADYIITSASVANMVLISADRYIAICDPLHYPNKVTKKRTQICVCFSCVCCVFYRILLLNDHLEKPGRSNSCFGECVVVIHYIAGVVDLVFTFIIPITVIIVLYMRVFLVAVSQARAMRSHITALTAQRSGTVTVKKTEMKAARTLGIVVVVFLFCFCPYFYPALSGVDTSVDASSAIFDTWLAHFKSCLNPVIYAFFYPWFRRSIKLILTLQILKPGSRDVKIL, from the exons AT GCAGCTCCACACCCCCACcaacctcctcatcctctctctggctgtcttaGACCTTCTTGTGGGCCTCCTGCTGATGCCGGTTGAAATCATCTACTTAGAAGCATGCTGGTTTCTTGGTGACGGCCTGTGCACTGTCTATTATGTTGCAGACTACATCATTACCTCTGCCTCAGTAGCTAACATGGTGCTCATATCAGCTGACCGCTATATAGCTATTTGTGACCCTCTGCATTACCCCAACAAAGTCACTAAGAAAAGAACacaaatttgtgtttgtttttcttgtgtttgttgtgttttctataGGATTCTCCTTTTAAATGACCACCTGGAAAAACCAGGCAGGTCTAACTCCTGTTTTGGAGAGTGTGTGGTTGTAATCCATTACATTGCAGGTGTTGTAGAccttgttttcacatttatcaTACCCATTACTGTCATCATAGTTCTGTATATGAGAGTATTTCTGGTGGCTGTGTCTCAGGCTCGTGCAATGCGGTCTCATATTACAGCTTTAACAGCCCAACGTTCAGGGACTGTAACTGTGAAGAAAACTGAGATGAAAGCAGCCAGGACTCTTGGTATTGTTgtagttgtgtttctgttttgtttctgtccataCTTTTACCCTGCTCTGTCCGGTGTAGACACTTCAGTCGATGCTTCATCTGCAATCTTTGACACCTGGCTGGCACATTTTAAATCCTGTTTGAACCCTGTCATCTATGCCTTTTTCTACCCTTGGTTCAGAAGATCTATTAAACTCATCCTGACACTTCAGATACTGAAGCCTGGCTCCCGTGATGTTAAAATACTATAG
- the LOC122886049 gene encoding trace amine-associated receptor 13c-like isoform X1 produces the protein MMKTLEDELCFPQLINSSCKKNVHPYSVSMVTYIILFSISLLTVILNLLVIISISHYKQLHSPTNLLLLSLAVSDFFVGFLMFFHIVLIDGCWFLGDLVCILYYVFYYIITSASIGTMVLISVDRYVAICDPLHYSSKVTHKRVKICNFLCWMGSALFHSVLLKDNLEQPGRYNSCYGECVVVIHYISGLADLFVSFIGPVTVLIVLYMRVLVVAVSQARAMRSHIAAVTLQGSVKATAKKSEIKAAGTLGVVIVVFLICTCPFFCVALTGQDTFLSVSSAAIVLFLFYLNSFLNPMIYAFFYPWFRKSIKLIVTLKILQADSCETNIL, from the exons ATGATGAAAACCCTTGAAGATGAACTCTGCTTTCCACAACTTATCAACTCCTCCTGCAAGAAGAACGTGCATCCTTACTCTGTATCCATGGTCACTTACATTATACtgttctccatctctctgctcaCTGTGATTCTCAACCTGCTGGTCATCATCTCCATCTCACACTACAA GCAGCTCCACAGCCCcaccaacctcctcctcctttctctggCTGTCTCAGATTTCTTCGTGGGTTTCCTCATGTTCTTCCACATTGTCCTCATAGATGGCTGCTGGTTCCTCGGCGACCTCGTGTGTATtctgtattatgttttttaCTATATTATTACCTCTGCCTCAATAGGAACCATGGTGCTTATATCGGTTGATCGCTATGTGGCTATTTGTGACCCTCTACATTACTCCAGCAAAGTCACTCATAAAAGAGTTAAGATCTGTAATTTTCTGTGTTGGATGGGTTCTGCTCTCTTTCACAGTGTGCTGCTGAAGGATAACCTGGAACAACCAGGCAGGTATAATTCCTGCTATGGAGAGTGTGTGGTGGTTATTCATTATATTTCGGGACTTGCAGATCTTTTTGTGTCCTTTATTGGTCCTGTCACTGTCCTCATAGTTCTGTACATGAGAGTGTTAGTGGTGGCTGTGTCTCAGGCTCGTGCCATGCGGTCTCATATTGCAGCTGTCACTCTCCAGGGTTCAGTGAAAGCAACTGCTAAAAAATCTGAGATAAAAGCAGCTGGGACTCTCGGTGTTGTTATTGTCGTGTTTCTAATATGTACCTGCCCGTTTTTTTGTGTTGCCCTTACAGGCCAGGACACATTCCTTAGTGTTTCATCTGCTGCCATTGTACTATTTCTGTTCTATTTAAATTCCTTTCTAAACCCTATGATCTATGCTTTTTTCTACCCATGGTTCAGAAAATCTATTAAACTCATTGTTACACTTAAGATACTACAGGCTGACTCCTGTGAaaccaacatactgtag
- the LOC122886049 gene encoding trace amine-associated receptor 13c-like isoform X2, whose product MMKTLEDELCFPQLINSSCKKNVHPYSVSMVTYIILFSISLLTVILNLLVIISISHYKQLHSPTNLLLLSLAVSDFFVGFLMFFHIVLIDGCWFLGDLCAAEG is encoded by the exons ATGATGAAAACCCTTGAAGATGAACTCTGCTTTCCACAACTTATCAACTCCTCCTGCAAGAAGAACGTGCATCCTTACTCTGTATCCATGGTCACTTACATTATACtgttctccatctctctgctcaCTGTGATTCTCAACCTGCTGGTCATCATCTCCATCTCACACTACAA GCAGCTCCACAGCCCcaccaacctcctcctcctttctctggCTGTCTCAGATTTCTTCGTGGGTTTCCTCATGTTCTTCCACATTGTCCTCATAGATGGCTGCTGGTTCCTCGGCGACCTC TGTGCTGCTGAAGGATAA
- the LOC122886050 gene encoding trace amine-associated receptor 13c-like encodes METLEGTELCFPQLLNTSCRKPVRPHFEAMLIYVLLSSISLLTAALNLLVIISISHFKQLHTPTNLLLLSLAVSDFFVGLLMVCQIMLIDGCWFLGDFMCALYQYIAYIITSASVGTMVIISVDRYVAICHPLHYSTEITQKRAQVCVSLCWICSVIFQSLILKDILKQPGRYNSCFGECIFFINYIAGIADVIFSFIVPITVIVVLYMRVFVVAVSQARAMRSHIAAVTLQQSVKVTPKKSEMKAARTLGVVVVLFLICLCPYYCVALTGQDNLLNASSAAFVICLFYFNSCLNPVIYALFYPWFRKTVKLIVTLKILQPDSCEASIL; translated from the exons ATGGAGACCTTAGAGGGAACTGAACTCTGCTTTCCACAACTCCTCAACACCTCCTGCAGGAAGCCAGTGCGTCCTCACTTTGAGGCCATGCTGATTTACGTTCTGctgtcctccatctctctgctcaCTGCAGCTCTTAACCTGCTGGTCATCATCTCTATCTCCCACTTCAA GCAGCTCCACACCCCcaccaacctcctcctcctctctctggctgtctcagATTTCTTCGTGGGCCTCCTCATGGTCTGTCAAATTATGCTCATAGACGGCTGCTGGTTTCTCGGTGACTTCATGTGTGCTCTGTATCAGTATATAGCATACATTATTACCTCTGCCTCAGTAGGAACCATGGTGATTATATCTGTTGACCGCTATGTGGCTATTTGTCATCCTCTGCATTACTCCACCgaaatcacacaaaaaagagCTCaagtctgtgtttctctgtgttggaTATGTTCTGTAATCTTTCAAAGTCTGATTCTGAAGGATATCCTGAAACAACCAGGCAGATATAACTCCTGCTTTGGAGagtgtatatttttcattaactACATTGCTGGAATTgcagatgttattttttcctTCATTGTTCCCattactgttattgttgttCTGTATATGAGAGTATTCGTGGTGGCTGTATCTCAGGCTCGTGCCATGCGGTCTCATATTGCAGCTGTCACACTCCAGCAATCAGTGAAAGTAACTCctaaaaaatctgaaatgaaagCAGCCAGGACtcttggtgttgttgttgttttgtttctaataTGTCTCTGTCCATATTATTGTGTCGCTCTTACAGGCCAAGATAACTTGCTCAATGCTTCATCTGCTGCCTTTGTAATATGTTTGTTCTATTTTAATTCCTGTCTAAACCCTGTGATCTATGCCCTTTTTTATCCCTGGTTTAGAAAAACAGTTAAGCTCATTGTTACACTTAAGATACTGCAGCCTGACTCCTGTGAGGCCAGCATACTGTAG